The following coding sequences lie in one Bacteroidota bacterium genomic window:
- a CDS encoding T9SS type A sorting domain-containing protein — protein sequence MKKFTTFLRNNTAVIVSVLAVVLVTATGITIAQNKSNGPVKVKIVKIVDGDTITIEKTMDEASVKDFTKQFENINGKNVQVMITVEDVNKDEKNKSAQSMHFNFDMDSTTSKAFAKAFVFSGDSLKELNFDDSIFKSIPKNFKFDLNFDDKGIMNDFDFDINTDDNGKVIIKSGKEKTIVINGDKDNTSISKSENNSGKSKSKTIVINDDKGKKKKMIVTTSVVVMDMDDDKSDDVYKSNRKKSKDETEFSFYPNPSDGNFILELNLDEKEPAQIKITDMDGKEMYNEKLSGNGMVSKTINLNGKKGTFIVTIRQGKKITSKKIIIE from the coding sequence ATGAAAAAATTTACAACATTTCTCCGAAACAACACGGCTGTGATTGTTTCTGTTCTCGCAGTAGTTCTTGTTACCGCAACAGGAATTACAATTGCGCAGAATAAAAGTAATGGTCCGGTGAAAGTAAAAATTGTGAAGATTGTAGATGGCGATACCATTACGATTGAAAAAACCATGGACGAAGCAAGTGTGAAAGATTTCACGAAGCAATTTGAAAACATAAATGGGAAAAATGTTCAGGTGATGATTACGGTGGAAGATGTGAACAAGGATGAGAAAAATAAATCCGCACAGTCCATGCATTTTAATTTTGATATGGACAGCACCACTTCAAAAGCGTTTGCGAAAGCATTTGTGTTTTCAGGCGATTCGCTCAAGGAATTAAATTTCGATGACAGCATTTTCAAAAGCATTCCTAAAAATTTCAAATTCGATTTAAACTTCGATGATAAAGGAATCATGAATGATTTTGATTTCGACATCAACACGGATGATAATGGTAAAGTGATTATCAAAAGCGGAAAAGAAAAAACAATTGTCATCAACGGAGACAAAGACAATACTTCCATCAGCAAATCGGAAAATAATTCAGGAAAATCAAAATCAAAAACTATTGTTATAAATGATGACAAAGGCAAGAAAAAGAAAATGATTGTTACAACTTCTGTGGTAGTAATGGATATGGATGATGATAAAAGCGATGATGTTTACAAGTCCAACAGAAAAAAATCTAAAGATGAAACCGAATTCAGTTTTTATCCCAATCCTTCCGATGGAAATTTTATTCTCGAATTGAACCTGGATGAGAAAGAACCTGCACAGATAAAAATCACGGATATGGATGGCAAGGAAATGTATAATGAAAAACTGTCAGGAAACGGAATGGTGAGCAAGACAATTAACCTCAACGGAAAGAAGGGCACGTTTATTGTAACAATAAGGCAAGGCAAAAAAATCACGAGTAAGAAAATCATCATTGAATAA
- a CDS encoding aldehyde dehydrogenase: MQKILNYINGELTEPVGKKYLDNYNPATGKVYSLIPDSDEKDVQFAVDSALNAFPKWSSTKKDDRAKVMMKIAGLIDKNFDRLAVAESTDHGKPVWLAKMVDIPRASANMQFYATGIMHFASEAHAMEDSAINYTLREPIGVAGCISPWNFPLYLFTWKIAPAIASGCTVVAKPSEVTPMTAYLFSKLCMEAGLPKGVLNIVHGLGSKAGSAIVSHPKISAISFTGGTITGKSIASMAAPMFKKLSLELGGKNPNIIFADCNFENAVKTSLLSSFSNQGEICLCGSRIFIEKPLYEKFKTAFVEKTKTMKVGNPADDSSKLGAIVSKVHFEKILSYIELAKKEGGKILCGGNAVNPGGEFSGGWYIAPTVIEGLPYDCRTNQEEIFGPVVTLTPFATEEEVLKYANSTQYGLAATIWTENLTRAHRMAEKVHSGIIWINCWLVRDLRTPFGGMKGSGVGREGGFEALRFFTEPKNVCVKL; encoded by the coding sequence ATGCAAAAAATCCTGAACTACATCAACGGAGAATTGACAGAGCCGGTTGGAAAAAAATATCTCGACAATTATAATCCCGCCACCGGAAAAGTTTATTCGCTCATTCCTGATTCAGATGAAAAAGATGTTCAATTCGCAGTGGATTCCGCGCTGAATGCTTTTCCAAAATGGTCTTCAACAAAAAAAGATGACCGCGCGAAAGTGATGATGAAAATTGCCGGACTCATTGATAAAAATTTTGACCGCCTTGCTGTTGCCGAATCAACCGACCACGGCAAACCCGTTTGGCTCGCCAAGATGGTAGACATTCCACGCGCTTCCGCGAACATGCAGTTTTACGCTACGGGAATCATGCACTTTGCTTCCGAAGCGCATGCGATGGAAGATAGTGCAATCAATTATACACTCCGCGAACCAATCGGAGTTGCCGGTTGTATTTCTCCCTGGAATTTTCCGCTCTATCTTTTTACCTGGAAGATTGCTCCTGCAATTGCTTCGGGATGCACGGTGGTTGCAAAGCCGAGCGAAGTTACCCCGATGACCGCTTATCTTTTTTCTAAACTCTGCATGGAAGCCGGTTTGCCGAAAGGAGTGTTGAATATTGTTCACGGGCTTGGAAGCAAAGCAGGAAGTGCGATTGTTTCTCATCCGAAAATTTCTGCAATATCATTTACAGGTGGAACCATAACAGGAAAATCAATCGCATCAATGGCCGCGCCCATGTTCAAAAAACTTTCGCTCGAACTCGGAGGAAAAAATCCCAACATCATTTTTGCAGATTGCAATTTTGAAAATGCGGTGAAGACAAGTTTGCTTTCTTCTTTTTCCAACCAGGGAGAGATTTGCTTATGCGGTTCAAGAATCTTCATAGAGAAACCGCTCTATGAAAAATTCAAAACAGCATTTGTAGAGAAAACAAAAACAATGAAAGTGGGAAATCCTGCGGACGATTCCAGCAAACTCGGGGCAATTGTTTCCAAAGTACATTTTGAGAAAATTCTTTCTTATATCGAACTTGCAAAAAAAGAAGGAGGAAAAATTTTATGCGGAGGAAATGCTGTAAATCCAGGCGGGGAATTTTCCGGAGGATGGTACATCGCTCCGACTGTCATTGAAGGACTACCGTACGACTGCAGAACCAATCAGGAAGAAATTTTTGGTCCTGTTGTAACGCTCACTCCTTTTGCAACCGAAGAAGAAGTTTTAAAATATGCCAACTCCACGCAATACGGATTAGCGGCAACTATCTGGACAGAAAATCTTACACGCGCTCATCGCATGGCAGAAAAAGTTCATTCGGGAATTATCTGGATCAACTGCTGGCTCGTTCGCGACCTGCGCACCCCATTCGGAGGAATGAAAGGAAGCGGAGTGGGAAGAGAAGGCGGCTTTGAAGCGCTGCGTTTTTTTACCGAACCGAAAAATGTTTGTGTAAAACTATAG
- a CDS encoding MBL fold metallo-hydrolase, whose product MKVEQLYTNCLAEAAYYIESNGEAVIIDPIRETEPYLEKLKTTGAKLKYVFETHIHADFVSGHIDLAKKTGAKIIFGPLAETNYDVQNAKDEEIFSIGKIKIKVLHTPGHTPESSCYLLFDENGKEYCVFTGDTLFIGDVGRPDLLDGKKTKEELASMMYDSLNKKIKTLPDNVIVYPAHGAGSACGKNISKETFSTIGQQKKINYALQEMTRENFIKVVTDGLSAPPQYFFKDAMINKNGYDNIEEVMKRNLKPLSSEDVKKEIANGALILDTRTPNVFEKGFIKGAMNIGLNGTYAVWIGTLIDINQPLVLVTEEGKEYESILRAARVGYENVKGYLKGGINSWVEAGNPVDKVVSITPQEFAQRIKSGRENILDVRRPGEFEISHVKNSEHIELASLPQNLSTLSKNKSYLIYCASGNRSVTAASILKAKGFENIMNVYGGINQIKYTDAPIEVSAETSV is encoded by the coding sequence ATGAAAGTTGAACAACTATATACCAACTGCCTTGCCGAAGCCGCTTATTACATAGAAAGCAATGGCGAAGCCGTGATTATTGATCCCATCCGTGAAACAGAACCTTATCTTGAAAAATTAAAAACTACCGGAGCGAAACTCAAATACGTTTTTGAAACACACATCCATGCCGATTTTGTTTCGGGGCATATTGATTTGGCGAAAAAAACCGGAGCAAAAATTATTTTTGGTCCTCTTGCAGAAACAAATTACGATGTGCAGAATGCGAAGGACGAAGAAATTTTTTCTATCGGGAAAATAAAAATAAAAGTTCTGCATACTCCCGGGCATACTCCTGAATCTTCCTGCTATCTTTTGTTTGATGAGAACGGAAAAGAGTATTGTGTTTTTACAGGAGACACTCTTTTCATAGGAGATGTTGGACGACCGGACCTTCTTGATGGAAAAAAGACAAAAGAGGAATTGGCTTCCATGATGTACGATTCGCTGAACAAAAAAATTAAAACGCTTCCCGATAACGTGATTGTTTATCCTGCGCACGGTGCCGGCTCCGCCTGCGGAAAAAATATTTCCAAGGAAACTTTCAGCACCATCGGGCAGCAGAAAAAAATCAACTACGCTTTACAGGAAATGACGCGCGAAAATTTTATCAAAGTGGTGACGGATGGATTATCTGCTCCTCCGCAATATTTTTTCAAAGACGCGATGATAAATAAAAACGGATATGATAACATTGAGGAAGTGATGAAGCGCAACCTAAAACCACTTTCTTCGGAAGATGTGAAAAAAGAAATTGCAAATGGCGCATTAATTCTTGACACAAGAACTCCAAATGTATTTGAGAAAGGTTTTATCAAAGGCGCCATGAATATTGGGCTGAACGGAACCTACGCGGTTTGGATTGGAACGTTGATTGATATTAACCAACCATTAGTATTAGTTACCGAAGAAGGAAAAGAATATGAATCCATTCTCCGCGCTGCAAGGGTTGGATACGAAAACGTAAAAGGATATTTGAAGGGGGGAATTAATTCCTGGGTAGAGGCAGGAAATCCCGTAGATAAAGTGGTATCAATTACTCCGCAAGAATTTGCACAACGGATAAAATCAGGAAGAGAAAATATTCTTGATGTGAGAAGGCCGGGAGAATTTGAAATATCGCATGTGAAAAACTCAGAACATATTGAACTGGCTTCTCTTCCCCAAAATTTAAGTACACTTTCTAAAAATAAAAGTTACCTTATTTATTGTGCCAGCGGTAATCGCTCAGTCACCGCAGCCTCAATCCTGAAAGCAAAAGGATTTGAAAATATAATGAATGTATATGGGGGCATCAACCAGATAAAATATACAGATGCGCCCATAGAGGTTTCCGCGGAAACATCTGTTTAA
- a CDS encoding caspase family protein: MKKISLCFFLFSFSFFLSFSQPQVEWQSDFSKSNYDRPYGLCANAMGEIMVCGETWNDSNQTYDGTVMKLDFAGNKIWQKNFGYGGTEYFTCIAAVSGGYVLCGKTSSKGAGSDDFWLVKIDESGNLLWEKTYGSNYDDKAQYVLETKTGDLLVCGNQMTVSSSSIAAWVLKLNSSGEKIWDKKIGGHFRCYAQSAGEMDGKFIIAGYIEPNSYDKEEKYKENKARLTALDQNGNTVWDKVFVGTTDPKGEEKDDEFADVTVSGNEIIACGYNESKSKNGYEDMWVMKLNAQGEMQWEQFFGGINEDKATALAKTEDGIVLCGKTESRETGSTDISVVKFSNEGKLLWSSLIGKEMNESPYKIISTADGGFAIAAEKCTHYNYDSKPVKCSMNIIKLAGTPEKSVENYVNLKVKAWEKKGEFEKTDAYQTRVNDENRKKIIEKHTHEAIAYYAGTAVDFSKSMLGNYDADKEEFSVSISGLGNFPAAVSVDNAQSFKENFSSVQFENPEYSIKDEKFHLEKVLLVNGGKEFSYNAEKNKFILTGERKAQADLYRGTGDPLKGLNVSKTKSVFSPGKYFALIIGVDNYKGTWPALQNAVHDAQAVELLLKNKYKFDNFKTLYDEQATRANIMNALEWLVDNTQENDNVFIYYSGHGEFKKELNKGYWVPADAQTASLSAYISNNDLQTFLGGIKSKHTLLVSDACFSGDIFRGNTVTVKMDSPEKYYTETYNLKSRQAMTSGGIEPVMDGGKEGHSIFAYYFLQALKNNEGTYLDASQLYDKLKIPVTNNSEQKPNLQPVKNAGDEGGQFIFIRK; encoded by the coding sequence ATGAAAAAAATTTCTCTTTGTTTTTTTCTTTTCTCTTTTTCCTTTTTTCTTTCCTTCTCCCAGCCGCAAGTGGAATGGCAAAGTGATTTTTCAAAAAGCAACTACGACCGCCCTTATGGATTATGTGCAAATGCTATGGGAGAAATTATGGTGTGCGGAGAAACCTGGAACGATTCCAACCAAACCTATGACGGCACGGTTATGAAATTGGATTTTGCCGGAAATAAAATCTGGCAGAAGAATTTCGGTTATGGCGGCACCGAATATTTCACCTGCATTGCTGCGGTTTCGGGCGGCTATGTGCTCTGCGGAAAAACTTCTTCCAAGGGCGCGGGCTCCGATGATTTCTGGCTCGTGAAAATTGATGAAAGCGGAAATCTTCTCTGGGAAAAAACGTACGGCAGCAACTATGACGATAAAGCCCAATATGTTCTTGAAACAAAAACCGGAGACCTTCTTGTATGCGGAAATCAGATGACTGTTTCTTCAAGCAGCATTGCCGCATGGGTGCTGAAATTAAATTCCAGCGGAGAAAAAATCTGGGATAAAAAAATTGGCGGGCATTTCCGCTGCTATGCGCAATCGGCAGGCGAGATGGATGGTAAATTCATTATTGCGGGATACATTGAACCCAACTCTTATGACAAGGAAGAAAAATACAAGGAGAACAAAGCCCGCCTCACCGCGCTCGACCAGAATGGAAATACAGTGTGGGATAAAGTTTTTGTGGGAACAACAGACCCGAAAGGCGAAGAGAAAGATGATGAGTTTGCCGATGTAACCGTAAGCGGAAATGAAATAATTGCCTGCGGCTACAACGAATCAAAAAGCAAAAACGGCTATGAAGATATGTGGGTGATGAAACTGAATGCGCAGGGAGAAATGCAGTGGGAACAATTCTTCGGGGGAATTAATGAAGACAAAGCCACCGCGCTTGCAAAAACCGAAGACGGCATTGTGCTCTGCGGAAAAACCGAATCGCGCGAAACCGGAAGCACAGATATTTCCGTGGTGAAATTTTCCAATGAAGGAAAACTTTTATGGTCATCGCTCATCGGAAAAGAAATGAACGAATCGCCTTATAAAATAATTTCCACCGCTGACGGAGGATTTGCCATCGCTGCCGAAAAATGCACGCACTATAACTACGATTCAAAACCCGTGAAGTGCAGCATGAACATTATAAAACTGGCGGGCACTCCCGAAAAAAGCGTGGAGAATTATGTAAACCTGAAAGTGAAAGCATGGGAAAAGAAAGGCGAGTTTGAAAAAACCGATGCCTATCAAACACGTGTGAACGATGAGAACCGGAAAAAAATAATTGAGAAGCACACGCACGAAGCCATTGCCTATTATGCCGGAACCGCAGTTGATTTCAGCAAGAGCATGCTCGGCAACTACGATGCCGACAAAGAAGAATTTTCAGTAAGCATAAGCGGGCTGGGAAATTTTCCGGCAGCCGTATCGGTGGACAATGCGCAATCATTCAAGGAAAACTTTTCGTCCGTTCAGTTTGAAAACCCGGAATACTCCATTAAGGATGAGAAATTCCATTTGGAAAAAGTTTTGCTGGTGAACGGAGGAAAAGAATTTTCTTACAACGCAGAGAAAAATAAATTTATTCTTACAGGAGAAAGAAAAGCGCAGGCAGATTTATACCGCGGCACAGGCGACCCGCTCAAGGGATTGAATGTTTCCAAAACCAAATCGGTTTTTTCTCCCGGAAAATATTTCGCGCTGATTATTGGCGTGGATAATTACAAAGGAACCTGGCCCGCACTTCAAAATGCAGTGCACGATGCACAGGCGGTGGAACTGCTGCTGAAAAACAAATACAAGTTTGATAATTTCAAAACACTCTATGATGAGCAGGCAACGCGCGCCAACATCATGAACGCGCTCGAGTGGCTGGTGGACAATACGCAGGAGAATGACAACGTGTTCATTTATTATTCCGGGCACGGAGAGTTCAAAAAAGAACTGAACAAGGGCTACTGGGTTCCTGCCGATGCGCAAACGGCTTCGCTCTCCGCGTATATTTCGAACAACGACCTGCAGACATTTCTCGGAGGAATAAAATCAAAACACACGCTGCTGGTTTCAGATGCCTGCTTCAGCGGAGATATTTTCAGGGGGAATACGGTAACTGTAAAAATGGATTCGCCCGAAAAATATTATACCGAAACCTATAATTTAAAATCGCGGCAGGCAATGACATCGGGCGGAATTGAGCCGGTGATGGACGGAGGAAAAGAAGGGCATTCCATTTTTGCCTACTATTTTTTGCAGGCGCTGAAAAACAATGAAGGAACTTATTTAGATGCTTCGCAGTTATACGATAAATTAAAAATTCCCGTCACCAATAACTCTGAGCAGAAACCAAACCTGCAGCCGGTGAAAAATGCAGGCGATGAAGGAGGGCAGTTTATTTTTATAAGGAAATAG
- the gatC gene encoding Asp-tRNA(Asn)/Glu-tRNA(Gln) amidotransferase subunit GatC: MSKINESTVDKLATLARLEFNGKEKEEIINDLNRMLEFVGKLNELDTTGIEPLIYMNDEKNILREDEVKQIISQKEALRNAPKKDSDYFKVPKVVEKK, from the coding sequence ATGTCTAAAATAAATGAATCCACCGTTGACAAACTCGCCACCCTTGCGCGGCTGGAATTTAACGGCAAAGAGAAAGAAGAAATCATAAACGATTTAAACCGCATGCTGGAATTTGTGGGCAAGTTAAATGAATTAGACACAACAGGCATTGAGCCGCTCATTTATATGAATGACGAAAAAAATATTCTGCGCGAAGACGAAGTGAAGCAAATCATTTCTCAGAAAGAAGCCCTGCGCAACGCTCCGAAAAAGGATTCCGATTATTTCAAAGTGCCGAAAGTGGTGGAGAAGAAATAA
- a CDS encoding 1-acyl-sn-glycerol-3-phosphate acyltransferase, with the protein MNFLLILPRALWKLWFILNFLITLILLYPFFFVLLSSKKWFGTAFLLMRGWAKWLCYGAGIFPSVKYELDVKNIPQPCVFVSNHCSYLDILLSYVAIPHYFIFVGKQELDKAPLFRIFFRRMNILVNRKSTVDSHRAFVEAAERIERGENVFIFPEATISSNGTLIPFKNGAFKLAIDKQVPVVPLVFPDNWKLMQSGGFLKAHGKPGIARIIIRPPIHTHGMTNEDLLPLREKTKHSIQTSLNQHQ; encoded by the coding sequence ATGAATTTTTTACTCATCCTGCCGCGCGCGCTGTGGAAATTGTGGTTCATCCTCAACTTTCTAATTACACTCATCCTGCTATACCCGTTCTTTTTTGTTCTGCTCTCGAGCAAAAAATGGTTCGGCACGGCATTTTTGCTCATGCGCGGCTGGGCGAAATGGCTTTGCTACGGAGCGGGAATTTTTCCTTCGGTGAAATATGAACTCGATGTAAAAAATATTCCGCAGCCCTGCGTGTTTGTTTCCAATCACTGCTCGTATCTGGATATTCTGCTGAGTTATGTTGCCATTCCGCATTATTTTATTTTCGTGGGAAAGCAGGAACTCGACAAGGCACCGCTCTTCCGCATTTTTTTCAGGCGCATGAATATTTTAGTAAACCGCAAGAGCACCGTTGATTCGCACCGCGCATTTGTGGAAGCCGCGGAACGGATTGAGCGCGGTGAAAATGTTTTTATTTTTCCCGAAGCCACCATTTCTTCCAACGGAACATTAATTCCTTTCAAGAACGGAGCGTTCAAACTTGCCATTGACAAACAGGTTCCCGTGGTGCCGCTTGTTTTCCCCGACAACTGGAAACTTATGCAGAGCGGAGGATTTTTAAAAGCGCACGGCAAGCCCGGCATTGCGCGAATTATTATACGCCCTCCCATTCACACGCACGGAATGACCAACGAGGATTTGCTACCTTTACGCGAGAAAACAAAACACAGCATACAAACTTCGCTGAATCAGCATCAATAA
- the rnc gene encoding ribonuclease III gives MFDFFLPENEKKLKYALKNILGFSPSNLSLYSQSLRHTSVARELKEGIKDSNERLEFLGDSVLNIVVAEFLFLKFPYKDEGFLTKMRSKMVSRDHLNQLAVKLGLNKIISQSGDPGIKHTSMHGDAFEALVGAIYLDKGFSFTQKFILHRILKFHVDVEKILETETDFKSKLIEWSQREKKPVHFRVLEEKGRGYDRLFTIGIFIADDFISQAMHISKKKAEQLSAEHACVKLGIA, from the coding sequence ATGTTTGATTTTTTTCTTCCCGAGAACGAAAAGAAATTAAAGTACGCGCTGAAAAATATTCTCGGCTTTTCTCCGAGCAATCTTTCTTTGTATTCGCAATCGCTGCGACATACTTCGGTGGCACGTGAACTCAAAGAAGGAATAAAAGACAGCAACGAGCGGCTGGAATTTTTAGGCGACTCTGTTCTCAACATTGTCGTAGCCGAATTTCTCTTCCTGAAATTTCCCTATAAGGACGAGGGCTTCCTCACCAAAATGCGCTCGAAGATGGTGAGCCGCGACCATTTGAATCAACTGGCAGTGAAACTCGGGCTGAATAAAATCATTTCGCAGTCGGGCGACCCCGGCATAAAACATACTTCCATGCATGGCGATGCCTTTGAAGCACTCGTTGGCGCCATTTATCTCGACAAAGGATTTTCCTTCACGCAGAAATTTATTCTACACCGCATTCTGAAATTTCATGTGGACGTGGAAAAAATTCTGGAGACCGAAACCGATTTCAAAAGCAAACTCATTGAATGGAGCCAGCGCGAAAAAAAACCCGTGCACTTCCGCGTCCTGGAAGAAAAAGGAAGAGGATACGACCGCCTTTTCACCATAGGAATTTTTATTGCCGATGATTTTATTTCGCAGGCAATGCACATCTCCAAGAAAAAAGCCGAACAACTCTCTGCCGAGCATGCGTGCGTCAAACTCGGAATTGCCTAA
- a CDS encoding 3-hydroxyanthranilate 3,4-dioxygenase, with protein MPVQSPLNFKKWIDENRHLLKPPVGNKVVYKDTEFIIMVVGGPNARKDYHYNESEEFFYQLEGDIEVGTQQDGKAVDVPIKQGEIFLLPPKVPHSPRRGPNTVGLVIERARRAGEKDGLQWYCEKCNNKLYDEYFTLTNIMTQFQEVFARFYGSKEFRTCKKCGTVMEPPKKVVAEEKETTH; from the coding sequence ATGCCAGTACAATCTCCTCTCAATTTTAAAAAGTGGATTGACGAAAACCGCCACTTGCTCAAGCCGCCCGTAGGCAACAAAGTTGTGTACAAAGACACCGAGTTTATCATCATGGTGGTGGGCGGGCCCAATGCGCGCAAGGATTATCACTACAACGAGAGCGAAGAATTTTTTTACCAGCTCGAAGGCGATATTGAAGTGGGCACGCAGCAGGACGGAAAAGCAGTGGATGTTCCGATTAAGCAGGGAGAAATTTTTCTTCTTCCTCCAAAAGTTCCGCACTCACCGCGCAGGGGACCCAACACGGTTGGATTGGTGATTGAACGCGCCAGGCGCGCAGGAGAAAAAGACGGCTTGCAATGGTATTGCGAGAAGTGCAACAATAAATTATATGACGAATATTTTACGCTCACCAATATTATGACGCAGTTCCAGGAAGTGTTTGCGCGGTTTTACGGAAGCAAAGAATTCCGCACGTGCAAAAAATGCGGAACAGTAATGGAACCCCCTAAAAAAGTTGTTGCAGAAGAGAAGGAAACCACGCATTAG
- a CDS encoding WG repeat-containing protein, with protein MKARILKSVFVSVFALISFSLFAEEALFPIEEKGKFGYINKSGKVVIAPQYDYAETFSEGLAAVSAGGKRGFINETGKMVIEAQFDKTTPFSEGMASGKKSGKWSYFDKTGKTITEPTCDYAYKFSDGLARLQVGSKMGYIDKTGNFVIKAEYDGAYDFSEGLARVKKGNKWGFIDKTGKAVIDFQFDDCFDFMEGMANVRKGDENTGKWGFVDKTGKTVIDVKFDRVWPFSEGMALVRVGDFKKGKYGYMNKSGEIVIPPTFTGGDYFKEGLACVSTSLDTKNPNFQFIDKKGNIVITKNFKYLTTFKNGLAKVSSSDLKAGYSNGYIDKTGKYVWP; from the coding sequence ATGAAAGCAAGAATATTGAAGTCCGTTTTTGTTTCTGTATTTGCGTTGATTTCTTTTTCGCTTTTCGCAGAAGAAGCGCTTTTCCCCATAGAGGAGAAAGGGAAATTCGGCTACATCAACAAATCAGGAAAGGTGGTCATTGCTCCGCAATATGATTATGCCGAAACTTTTTCGGAAGGATTGGCGGCAGTGAGCGCTGGCGGAAAACGCGGCTTCATCAACGAAACCGGCAAAATGGTGATTGAAGCGCAGTTCGATAAAACCACTCCTTTCTCCGAAGGAATGGCTAGCGGAAAAAAATCGGGCAAGTGGAGTTACTTCGACAAAACCGGAAAAACAATTACGGAACCAACCTGCGATTACGCCTATAAATTTTCTGACGGGCTTGCGCGCCTGCAGGTGGGAAGCAAAATGGGCTATATAGATAAAACCGGAAACTTTGTGATTAAGGCGGAGTACGATGGCGCGTATGATTTTTCTGAAGGGCTTGCGCGCGTGAAGAAAGGAAACAAGTGGGGATTCATAGACAAAACCGGGAAGGCGGTGATTGATTTTCAGTTTGACGATTGTTTTGATTTCATGGAAGGAATGGCAAACGTGCGCAAGGGAGATGAAAACACCGGCAAGTGGGGATTCGTAGACAAAACCGGAAAGACGGTGATTGATGTGAAGTTCGACCGTGTGTGGCCTTTTTCCGAAGGCATGGCGCTGGTGCGCGTGGGTGATTTCAAAAAAGGGAAATACGGATACATGAACAAGTCGGGTGAAATTGTGATTCCGCCTACGTTCACGGGCGGAGATTATTTCAAGGAAGGACTGGCGTGCGTGTCCACCAGTTTGGATACCAAGAATCCAAACTTTCAATTCATAGACAAAAAAGGAAACATAGTCATCACTAAAAATTTTAAATACCTCACCACGTTTAAAAACGGGCTGGCAAAAGTTTCTTCTTCCGATTTGAAAGCGGGCTACAGCAACGGCTACATTGACAAAACCGGAAAATATGTGTGGCCCTGA
- a CDS encoding YfiR family protein produces MKRFIPILISLLCISADWVRMPVLQQDPNSSNAKIKATFIYNFTKYIDWPDKYKEGNFVIGVLGTSAFYNDLATLLNTKTVGSQRFEIKSFTNAESLTGICHILFVPAENSALLPEVVKKLKGKSTLIITEKSGLAKQGSAINFVVENNKQRFELNKSNIEKYNLKVSTTLTSLAIQIE; encoded by the coding sequence GTGAAAAGATTTATTCCCATATTGATTTCGCTTCTCTGCATTTCGGCAGATTGGGTGCGCATGCCCGTTCTGCAGCAAGACCCCAATTCTTCCAACGCAAAAATCAAAGCCACGTTCATTTACAACTTCACAAAATATATTGACTGGCCCGATAAGTACAAAGAAGGAAATTTTGTGATTGGCGTGCTCGGCACTTCCGCTTTTTACAACGACCTCGCCACGCTGCTGAACACAAAGACAGTAGGCAGCCAGCGCTTTGAAATAAAAAGTTTCACCAATGCAGAATCACTCACGGGCATCTGCCATATTTTATTTGTGCCGGCAGAAAATTCCGCATTGCTGCCCGAAGTAGTAAAAAAACTCAAAGGCAAAAGCACGCTCATCATTACTGAAAAATCCGGGCTCGCCAAGCAGGGCTCTGCCATAAATTTTGTGGTGGAAAATAACAAGCAGCGTTTTGAACTGAACAAATCAAACATAGAAAAATACAATCTGAAAGTAAGCACCACGCTCACATCGCTTGCCATACAGATAGAATAA